In Ornithodoros turicata isolate Travis chromosome 1, ASM3712646v1, whole genome shotgun sequence, the DNA window GATAGCAATCATTGTTCCATCGATTGCACCTGAAAAGTACAAATGCACTGAGGTTAAAATGTGAGGAAACTCTAGAAAGGTGGTAAGCTTCAAACACATTCCGAACAGCAATTAATGATTCTTGTAGTGCTGCTTATGGACTTCCTTTTTGCTGTATGACAGTTTCCTCTGTGCTGAGTACGGTAGACAATAGGAGAAGAAACATAGTAAAAGTAACCAATACTTTGAGAGAAACCACCACTGGAACTATTTTACTTTAAACAGAAATTGCTTCGAAATTTGTAAGTGAGCTGCCCATTGTGGTGCAAATTGTTGGGTAGCCAATAAAATGTGGAGCATGCAAAAAGCTATAAAAACATGTTTTTATATTTGTCTAGACAGCGTTGAAAGTACATACCAAGGCAGCCAGGTATGCCTGCAATTTCGTAAAACTGCCGCTTCAGAATCAACTTTTCCTCAGGGGTCGCTGGGAATTTCAGGTACCGTGGTGCCAAGTTCTGGATGATGGCCGAGCTCACGACATGAATTGACTCCGACACTGGTCGCTTGCTTGTCAGGAAATCCTCCTCCTCTGCGATATTTCCCAGAAACGCACCCGTAGCAAAGAACCGTAGTGCCATAAGCACCCTTTGTTCCACAGGAAGCGTGGTGCTACGCCACTGTTGCGCTGCACAATGAAATATCAAGCAAATTATCATAAATGCACATACTCGTTATTGTATTCGATAAACGAGCACAACATGTACACTACGCAGTGTAACGCCAAATTCCCCTAGTCTTTTCCCTCGCTGTGAATGATCGTCCAACGACTACACGAAAAACACGACACAGAAGAGCTGCTATGCCGTCCTGTGTATGTGTTTTTGCCCCGCTCATGTTTGCagttatggagttcatccaccaacTCGCCTGTGTCTACGCAGTTTTATCTGTCATATCAACATGACGTTTGTCATCGCAAGCTCGATCGTATTTGAAGTTTTTCTGTGCGTACACGTTGATTGGTAACACCGTATCCAATTCTAAATTGCAGCATGGGTAGATTTCATTTCATTGGGACATTTGCAAATGACACATCATCTCTACACGGTTCTAGGGGACGTCCAAGAATGACTGTGGTCCACAAAGCTGTCGCTTTTTGCCCTCTTCTTCATATGCGTATGTGAATGAAGCGGTACTTACGTTTCTGCAAATCCGCTGCCACAGCTTCGCACACTTCTCTCACGGCGTCTTTGCAAAGCCGGAACTTCACGATGAATTCCTCTTCGGAGAGTGCCGTGAAAGCGGCGCGATGCTGGCGAAACACTCGAGTTTCTTCAGTTTCGCACATACCCTCATCAGCGAGGAACAGATACAAGTCCGCCATGTTTACGACGACAAGTGGAGCAAACGCATGCAAACGGCGAGAAATTGAACGCCACCAAACATTCGCTGTCTCGTGATGACCTCCTCTCCGCGCTGTGGCGGTGGCGTCGTGGCCAGCAACAGCGTTTCAGGGAGCTGTGATGACAAAGGACACGTGCCGGCTCGGTCGCTATAGCAACAACGGCGTATGGCGAGACGCGGAGCACGCCAGCAACGCGCCCCTGAAgttccaggcgcgtggccatcttcgtcgttgtccacggcccgctacagtgctcctcgctcagacgcggagcggcgagaaAGGAGTACGATGAACCATGCACGTCTAAaccggagggagagagcaagaGCGACCGTGGATCacgcgcactgctggacatTTCCACGGCACGGCACAGCACGCGTGGCAGGAAGAGGTCGATGAGTGGCGAAGTCGTTGAAGCCGTGGTCGGGCGCTGGAGTCGgtgtctggggtgccgcaaccggcacgggagcgagagctcgtatGGTCCCAGGAAGCGAAGCTGCGTAGCCGTGAGGACTGCCGGAGACGCCGGCTgatgcgtgccgtggcgtcggctgccgcgactgccgaagtCGGCAGGCGAGCACGTTGCTCAGGTGTCGCGGCAGCGGGTGCGAGTCGAGATGCAGGATGAATGAAATGAAGCAGTGGGTCGTCAGTGTACCGGAGGCCGTGGATAGAgcaggtcggtccctggaagccgtgaaGCGATGGTCGGTCGGCGGATGCGATGATCAGTGAGCGGTCGGGTAGTTGCGTGGTCGGTTgggtcggtagcggatcggaagCGTGGACGGAAGCGGGACGGGAGCGGTCGGCGTGTTGAGCGAGAGGCGAAGAGCGGTGGTGATGTCGGGTAATGGCGGTGACTTCCAGGAATAGCGTGTCGTGGTAGTGCTGGTCGATGGTgtcgtcagaaatttgggatgttGATGGAccgaattgctccgaacttgatgttcatcgttcgggtcaccaaatgtagtggaggtggtcttcctctacacgagtcccgaccggcgatgatggtatgccacggagaggcggtgacggtggaACTGAaaccggtgctccaggcgcgtggccatcttcgtcgttgtccgcGGCCCGCTACAATGGTGGGTGGCAGTCGTGCAGAGGGGGATCCTGACCTCGAGACGGTCTGTTGGTTCCGGAGACTGCGGCTATGCTTAATCCAGGGAGAGCAACCTCCATCACCTTGTCTGCATGCTCAGCCAGCTGTGCAAGTGGCAAACCGCCGGCAGTGGAGAGGACCATCTGGACAGTAGCCGGCAACCTCTGCAGGAACAATTCCCGGAGCAGGGATTCATCAAACGTGGCTGCTCTGTCAGCGAGAAGATTCTGCATGGCTCTGAGCAGCTGAGATGGTGTTCGGTCGCCGAGCTCTTCAGCCGTTAACAATTGCTGAAGCCGCTTGCGCTCAGATAGCGTCGTCCGTTGAAGAACGGCTGCCTTGAGGCGGTCGTATGGAGTGGTGCCGGGCGGGCCCGATATGACGTCGGAGACATCAATGGCGATCTCGGGTGGCAGAGAAGCGACTATATGCCGGTACTGGGTCAACTGGTTGGTGATGCCAGGGAGGAGAAATTGAGCCTCAACTTGCTGAAACCAGATGAACGGGCTCCGGTGCCAAAATGGCGGCAGCCGAACGGCGATGTGGCCCATCGCTGGTGGTGTTGGCTGGATGGCTTGGGCAGGTGCGGGAGAGCGGGCAGGAGGAAAATGAGGTTCCTCAGATGTGCCTGAGGGATCGCCGGGGTTCTCCATGGGCGAGTTCTTTTCGGGTCACCAGATTTTAGGGGCTAAGCTAAAGAAGTGCTCGCTAAATCAGCTGAATCGGAACTGAAGGTTTATTCGGCCGGGCAAGGCCCGTGGAAAAAGGAAGGGCGTGGTAACGCGCCACGAGAAGGCGTGGAGCCAACTTCGTCGAAGCGGGGCGCCACACCATCCTTCTGTATTGTTTGTCGTCCGCCTTCCTGGGTTGTCGTAACGATCCCACAAAAGCCTGATCAACAAAGAACAGTAAGCCTTTAACACAACAACACATTATAATAACTGcactaaataataataacaataaataaCAGTACTAAAAATAATAACATTTAACAGGGACATACCTCACAATCACCCTTAACAACtgaaggacatacgtgctgaaataatctttcaaaTCATTCAGtactttcacacgtcaagcgtcctggaataGCTGGTCGGAGCAGTGCCGACcgacgtttccatttttttctttctattcatATTCTGTTCTATTCTAGTTTATCACGTTATAACAAAGTGAAATACGAACGCCACGATAGCCAATCATTCAGCACAATCACTTCATGTCACCCCGACAGTTACAATTATAATGCAGTCCATAGTTATATATTATAGTTACAATGCAGTGTTGATATAGGATGCGTTGTAACTGGAAAATATTGCGCCTTCATCATCAGCCCATGTGTCCACCATGTAGTCATGGAAGCTTGTAGCTTGTGGAATCTCTGGAGCTTCCTCTTGTAGGCGCAGAAAGACTTCTTCCAGAAATTGAAGAGGCACCAAGGGAAATGCGGCAGCCCTCCGCACTCATTTCCTTCTGCTTTCATGTTGCACGTAGCTCCCACCGAGGCCCACGTTCTGTATTTTCTTCCATATGCACTGTGCATAATGGCACATGCCGCCTCTTACTGCGCTGCGCGAAAATTCTGCTTCTGCCTCATTTACAGCTGCAGCCTCATAGTCGGAAAGAAAAGTGCGAGGATAGAAGCGCAGTCCATTGGTAAGAGCCGTCTGTCTCACTAATCTGAATAATCGCGCATAGGTTGACTGTGACTTGTCTGGAAGGAGCGCGCACACCAAAGGGAATACAACCCCTAAGTATTCAGCGTGAATTGTATACAGCTTACCGAATATGTGTGGGACAACTTTGAACGTGCCGTCCATGTACACTGTTTCGGACGAGCACAGCTTCTCTAGGTTAGCCCGTGTAGAGAAAACCTGCAATAAATGTAGAACTTAGCCAATAGACACTACAATACTTTGACATATATGTAGTGGTGCCTTACCAAAATCTTGTCGCTGTCTTCGTCGTTTGCAGCAAAAAAATTTTCGCCATCTAACGTTTTGGTCCAGGTTCCTTCTAATGTAACGTCAGCTCTGCGGCCAGGCAGCGGTGGCAGAGATATGCTTCGATGCCTGTGCAGCAGAGATCTTACACTCCGGAATGCTGGCATGACTGCGGCCGATTCACCATCTGTTACAGATGTTGACGCGTCGTCCCTATAATAGATAGTGTAACTCACCACCATTTCACAGACAGTAAGACACTTCAGAACACAACGAgtaaccagggatgggcagtatttaaatacattgtaattaaaatactatttaaaatacaaatacatgtatttatattttgaatttaaatacagactggaaaaatgtatttatgattatatttaaataccaattttcgggtatttgtTCTTgcaaatactttataaatactcctaaataccgaatatactgactcatatcctaaaactgccctgcatttgacctttcgggaagaagggcgagtttgagACGCAGTTATACCGTGTTTGTGTCAGCATGCGCGTGCGACAAGCATTTTAGATGGAGAGTTTTAACTGTTGGTGCGGACAACCGTCGCGACTACccgattaccttgttgtacgaagcagcTTCGTCAAATTTAGTACAAGCCTTTGTtaatcggcacctgtggagttGCTGCTCTTTGCGAGTCTGATTGTGCGGCCGAACAAAAGGTGCATAAAAGATGCAgacttcgagaaacttctaatattaaaatcgccacgataatctaagaaataaatgttattgttgcttgctgatttgttgttatgatcatcgttatttctgtaattccagatgccatcttcctcacagtatttatggttgTAGTTACGGGAttcaaatactgtatttatattttgtatttaaatactcatattgaaaagtatttatgtagcgtatttaaatacccctttcaacaaagtatttcgtatttatatttaaatactcaaaaaatttatttatgcccatccctgcgaGTAACTAAAACTAACTAAAGCTGCTGTACTGTTGTCTTACCGGTACACCTGGAGTACTGAATCCAATGGACGTTGTGACACTCCGTCTTTCAAGGCGGCAATGATGCGACGAGAAGGCTCCGAAGAGACTTCAGGGGCATCGTCGTGGTCACCCCGGTAGGAATCGTAATTGCCAGCGCAAAGGACGACAGTGGCTCGACATCCCTTATTACATTTGTAATAGGATAGTAAGACATTTCTTCTTGACCGTCGCTACAAGTACCCATCAAGATATACAAGTTTCCCCCCTCGCTGCATTGTAAAAAATGAAATTTCTGGCTCATTCATTGATGCCCACCGATATACACACAACTTGGAACAAAGAGATCGGTACCTGTCCTGCTTCCCAACCGAAACCtcaatggacgactgcgctgaCGGCTGTCAGTCCTCTGACCGACACAGTGTCAGAAGTCAATGTCTCGCAACTGTGTTGCGACTGGCTCATAATTGCCAATCAACGAGATTTCCCTTCCGATGCACCCTGTTCCTAATTTGGGAAAAGGAAGGCCAGCACAGGCTAGGCCTCCCCGCCAGCGTGCCGCGCTTGTGGTAGAAAGATCCAacggggtcacgtgacagatgaaaaaaagatccaaaggaaaaaaaaaaacatccaaacgagaaagaagatccacgcAGTAAAAAGGAGGAAGCGCGTGAGTGTGTATCATACTGTCAGTGTGTATGAACTTTAACCCGATATTTCGACGAAGACCGCTGGACCAGGCCGATCGGAATTAATCACAACTATCACAGAACTTGTGGAAATCCGCAAGTCGAATCCCACTCGGGTGAAGAGCGCGACCTCTCCAACACCCCAAACCGCCACGCCAAACAAAGACACTGCAGAATGTTCTGTGTCTCTGTCCACTGGTGTGTCACGTGTATGATGCACAGGAAACCGAGTAATTGCACCTGATTCCATCCGACTCCACTAGAACTGGGTTGAATCAGATTGAGCTCAACCCAATTACACCCGAGTTATTGAGGAAATATATAAccttatcccccccccccatactgCTGAAAACTATAAGAAAAAATGTAAGGCCGTatggcatatatatatatatatatgccttCTGTCAGATTCACAAAAGTTTGGAGAGTTTTGCAGTAGTCCTCAATTTCCTCATCCAAAGAGAATAAACTGCTCCGTTGTGAATCACCACTGTTCGGACACGAATTGAGCGGTCTCTCGTTTTTATTTGCAGGAAGGTGTCATTGCATTCCAACAGTCACAAAGTGATTTCAAAATATCCCTAACTTGCACGCCGATATCAATAATTGATTCCAAGTAGTTCACAGCACCAGGAAACGTGGGGACGTGCTCCGCTACATACGTTGCTAATCTGTCCATCTCGGAAACCAACAGtctgcaaggtatatctaaactggtagcgaaaactagcgaaaataccaaatcagactcatcggcaaggccaccagcaagaggcgcgagcgatcctgggtgttgacagtagaggtacggttgtaaacagaaaaactttgcaacgtgggcgtcgcttgtgtgtgtactaattggttattcataatttcaatatagaaaaagctttctgttgccccgcccGTGCACATAtagagatcatctaccactcagtacatttccgtatcctgctcctttgcgcatgtgtcacagttgggggtgtttatccgtgcgtctctgtgtccgtaccgtgtgtccgtgcattgtaatacggagttcgtacactctttgggtcaaacaggaagcgacgttcacacctccgtgctgtagaccaagattaacacgtgtgaacaggtgaatacaatgcatcccctgttgctgggcccACCAAAAAAacgatttcgtcatgggacgagcggccatgatagtgtgttagcaggaaccaactgtgcaccaacgatgtcgtgttttgttgcaatggacctataacggccactcattgaataaatgcaaatgtctaatcactaggtgtacgtatagctctgggtgagaaatgggccttatgtgagccttcctaatttctgtatggtcatcacgatggCTTTCTGTTTGGGGTCTGTGATAaccgtatgtatttggaattgatatgattcattaaacctgatatgctttattttctgtgttctcgtctggtattgttgactgggcgcggaaaaaGGAATACAGAGCAAGTGAAGTGGGCCAATGTGaacgtgcatggctaattatgcactaattattattcatactagtgacgtcatctctgacgtcatttatttacaatcgtagtagtccgcgcaacggatggatggcgctgaccgtctcaatcatggcgtcattctgaagacacaggggcctatgggagttgcgctacctgtttaaatataccttgcagTCTGTTCCTCCGAAGCACGTTTGGGCATTGTGGTCTTCCTATGGCCAGGGGATCAAGCCTGAGAGCACGCACCCGATTCTGAGTGGCATGCTGCGAGGTTTGGAGTCACTGCAACAGCTCTGCCAAACTGGGGTGCCGCCTGTCGATTCGACTCAGTAGGCCGTTGTGCCAGCTTTACCATGTTCGTGGTTTGAGGCCCGGTATTCTTGAATTGACTCCATATGTCTTTGATGACGGCATTTTCGATCCAGAAGCTCTCGAAGTACCAGGAGAGGTACCGGGTGATCGGAATCGCTTCTACTGACCTGACGGATTGTCATTATGACAGGGAACCAGCAGATGGCTTGTTGGCggtgggtcattccacgccaaacgtCCCGGGGGCGTTGCTCGACCCCCTCAGATTTtcatgaaaaaaattgtgtggaCTCATTATTACGTATATAACATCGCCCAGAAATCCTGAAGTGCAATTATTAACCGTCTCGAGTTTATAGCCCTCTCAAGTTCTGCGAAATGCCGCAAAACCTATTTTACGTAAGATTTTTGATCCGCATGAAAGAGTCGCACCTGTGTCCGCGCTAATGATATTGTATAGTAGTAGCAGGTTCATTTCCGTGTCCAGTCTGTGGGGGAACCTATCCCTTGTTTACGTTAAACATTCATACGTCCACCCATTCATGAATCAACGAGAACGTTTTATAATCTATTCATTATATTATTAGTGGAATCGCACGCACCttcatttgcaaatgtaaagggtccttgtttcggacgacgtaaggttgttgtcggacgagcgcattcatttcttgcacacgtcacCATCGGGGCTGGTCGtataagtaacgcccacttgccgacagtcccgtttcgcctaacgagattgcacggcagtcccatttcgcctaacgcctgtcacccctcccgcctctttaatccgataatctgGATTaagcaaaatgggaataggcgaaatgggatgtaaccgtcGCTAGGAATGCATGGACCACAAGGAACCAATTAGGGTAGAAGGTGTGGCTTGGCTAGGGGTTTTTAAGAGCAAATTGTGCTGTCAAATAAATTGTTAGTCACTTCAGTGTCTTCGTGTTGTCAGTCCATTTCGTTCCATTTCGTCAGTCCATTTCGTGGCACTGTTGTTCTCAATATTAATTTTAAGCATATTAAATACTCTCAGAAATACTGAAACACAATACTGAAACAGGTGTGTAGGGAATGTCAATACCTCTGGCGAACCGCACCTTCTGCGGTGTCAGGGGTTCCTTCCGCGGCTTCGTGGGGTCCCTGGGGAAGTGCttccctgaaaaaaaaagtagtagcTTTTAAGTACACAGCTGATGAGGTGTATGTGCATACTGCCCTAAAAACGTTGATCCTATCACAGTCGTCTATTTTATGTTGTAGCAGCCTCCCAAGGCACCTATCTCCCAAGGCTATCTCACTTGGAGGCAACCACATGAAGAGTAAATTTAGCGACTCGCATGGCGTATATTATGTATAAATGAGCATCACATTGGCATAAATGAAAAATCAGTATAGTACATTAGCATACCTTCAATGGATTTGCCTTTCAGTTTTGCGGGACCCCACAGAGCTAACAGAAGGTCTCGCACAAACTGTATGTCCTTCCTATGCGCCTGGGTTGTCTGCCATGTGTCATAGCGATCCAGATCCAAGGTTCACCTGCACAGCATATTACGTTAAAGAAGAGTAAGTATGAGATCAAGTTTTACTTCAAAAATTTCCTGTGACATCCCCAAAACAACTGGAACGTTGCAGGTTTCTGCATGCATTACGGATTGCCCGCGCAAATATTTACGTTATTTTCTTCGTTTCTGGGGCCTTCTGAGATGTCAAGGGTGCAGCTGGGAGTCTCGTGAGTATGCGAGGCTCCTAATGGACTGTTTAAGCGGTCCTGTGGGACCTCCTGGGCAGACCTCCGCGCTCGCAGCTGTGTAGGGTTCCTAGGCAGCTCTTCATGGGCACTCTTCTGTGACAATTGCACTTAAAGAAAGGAACATTACATCAGTACGAGAACTGGTGTCACTGTTTTTCTTCTAGTTACCTGAATCATCCAGTTTGAACAGCAGAGTCGCCTGGAAGTCCCTGTTTAATATCCGGTATTCTTCAAGGTCTTCCTCTTTCTCAGCTCCTTTTTCCTTCAACTGCTTAACTTCTGACTTCAGTTCTTCAATTTCTGTCTCCCTCTCATGCTTTATGTCCCTAGTCCCCAGTGCACTGCAGTCTTGCATCCGTCGAGCGTACTCCAAGTcaagtttttgtttctttttttttttttttttggcatctCAACGAGATTGCCACTAATCtatgcgttttttttctttgttttccccTGAAGCAAAGAGTGACAATGCAATTAATACTTTAATGCGAATGTAAACACCGCTCCACACCTTTTTCGGAATTTCATTTCTTTCTCGTTCGTCGTTCTCAGAAGAGTCAGTTTCAAAACCTTTTGCAATGCGCGGTCTTCTGTTCCTGACCTTGGTTTGAACGTCCTCTTCCGAGACTATAGTATAACAATCAGTCTGCATCATTCAATTTCCAAACACGAAGTGACATAATTCACCGCATCATTCCCAAGCATACGTCTCAATACCAACATACTGACATCCTAAAAGGAGAATCATAGCTTTGTAGAAGGTATCTGCGTCACTGTCGATTTCTTCCCCATTGTCCCAGCgcatcatatacagggtgtcttttttaggcgatacagatttttcataaaaaacctataagggctatagacatgctcctttcacttctatcatcacTGAGCCGGCGGATGTTCtgggccatatgttgctcgaccgtcaaatgactaattacctaaaaatcgttaattaactttatcattataaaagctacgaagttgtcccaatgagagcatctgttcctttcggtgacctgatatggtagccgttttcagaacaaaaatccgttcggtagatcgtccgcaaaaaattcgtgaaggaacacctttttttttaaatatatttattttgttcattgcgcatctttggagacccgtctttctcgcttgtggaagaaagatccaaagggaaaaaagatccatcgggaaagaacatccaacgGGGTCACGTGAGAGATGGCAAAAAGATCTAATGGGGAAAAAGatccaaacgagaaagaagatccatgcggaagaaacatccatagGGAAACAAGATCCACGCGGCAAAAAGGTCAATAGGGAAAGGGAATCCACGCGAGGAAGCGCGTGAGTGTGTATATCTGATCGAAAATAATGCTCAATAAGCGAGCCATCGTATCATACTGTCAGTTTGCATGACGCTTAACCCGATATTTCCACGAAAACCGCTGGACCAGGGCGATTGGAATTCAACGCGATGGAACTATCACAGAACTTGTGGGAATCTGCCCGTCGAATCCCACTCGGTTGAAGGGCGCGACCTGTCCAACACACCAAACCGCCACGCCAAAGAAAGACACTGCAGAATGTTCTGTGTCTGTATCTACTGGTGTGTAACGTGTATTATTCAGAAGAAACCGAGGAATTGCACCTGATTCAATGATATCCCACCAGAACTGGCTGGAATCAGATTCTGCTCAACCGAATTACACCCGAGTCGTTGAGAAAATATATAAccctatcccccccc includes these proteins:
- the LOC135366271 gene encoding putative nuclease HARBI1 isoform X2; the encoded protein is MADLYLFLADEGMCETEETRVFRQHRAAFTALSEEEFIVKFRLCKDAVREVCEAVAADLQKPQQWRSTTLPVEQRVLMALRFFATGAFLGNIAEEEDFLTSKRPVSESIHVVSSAIIQNLAPRYLKFPATPEEKLILKRQFYEIAGIPGCLGAIDGTMIAIIAPSTKDKRFVEGNYYCHKGYHALNVLGVSDSTRRILYVNARYPGSCHDSSIWSMCELRRQAPELFSDCEWLLGDLGYPLEPWLLTPVRNPTTGGEEAYNEAHRKTRANNLLRHRSRHTSSPSTHRSSTFIPVNILASLAALSFCGCRCRFRHWNLYKEI
- the LOC135366271 gene encoding putative nuclease HARBI1 isoform X3 — translated: MADLYLFLADEGMCETEETRVFRQHRAAFTALSEEEFIVKFRLCKDAVREVCEAVAADLQKPQQWRSTTLPVEQRVLMALRFFATGAFLGNIAEEEDFLTSKRPVSESIHVVSSAIIQNLAPRYLKFPATPEEKLILKRQFYEIAGIPGCLGAIDGTMIAIIAPSTKDKRFVEGNYYCHKGYHALNVLGVSDSTRRILYVNARYPGSCHDSSIWSMCELRRQAPELFSDCEWLLGDLGYPLEPWLLTPVRNPTTGGEEAYNEAHRKTRANNLLRHRSRHTSSPSTHRSSTFIPVNILASLAALSFCGCRLT
- the LOC135378810 gene encoding uncharacterized protein LOC135378810 — encoded protein: MENPGDPSGTSEEPHFPPARSPAPAQAIQPTPPAMGHIAVRLPPFWHRSPFIWFQQVEAQFLLPGITNQLTQYRHIVASLPPEIAIDVSDVISGPPGTTPYDRLKAAVLQRTTLSERKRLQQLLTAEELGDRTPSQLLRAMQNLLADRAATFDESLLRELFLQRLPATVQMVLSTAGGLPLAQLAEHADKVMEVALPGLSIAAVSGTNRPSRGQDPPLHDCHPPL